The window aaccatatatatcataactctttatatttattttaacgactacatttcgggtatatatataggtcgctcaattaacaaaatttaacgacatatcaagagacttcaagatcttaggagaaggtctaagtatgtactcgtctatgtatgtttggtgtaaagtaaacggatacaaattatGTACTATAAAACACGACGAacgtttgaccactcaaaatagtggggtagttgttgaagggtacaacgggtctgaaactatgtcgtactacggagttttaacggatataatcgaagcaaaatatttttctcacaaacgagttgttttattcaagtgtaagtggtttaatacacactcgggggaactaggagtgaaagtggataaatttggcttcgtaagtataaatgtaaaccgaattttaaaaacccaaagtcaagacccatatatattggcgagtcaagcaaaacaagtattctacgcccctgatatgtcagcccgacccggttggaagattgtgacaaaaataaaaccgcagtttacaaatatatagttcagattaattaattaggtagatttatgttttttactttatattcatttttattacttctttatttcaattattcgctcatttattaatggtatgcattaagaatgtctaaaggtaTAAAAGAACCTTggtggagtatgaggaaaaTACTCAACAAACTGTCTAAGCCGTACCAGAACCTCATTGCATAATCAGAAAATTTAAGGCTCCGagaatcgtcttctagagatcaaCCACCTATTGTTGTGATCTCGATGGCTACTTCTCCCCCAGAAGACGAGGATGTTGATGCTGCTGAGGATgaagagtttgtagagagtaCGTTTGTTGATATGGGGATGACGATGAGACTGACGACGAGGGTCACAAGAAGCCTCacgaggaggatgacgaggaggagcacagTTCCACTctcgacccatcatcgacaggtaacttgtttacaattaggtattgtttgaattgattcacatatctaattatgaatttgataattttgaataatcttttgtccgcaagagacgggggaagaacaagaatattgcgctatCTAAGAGGCCAGcagggacaaggattcctctgacttttagagaggtagatgggaggcccgaCGGTGctgacgtgggaagaacacgatggtctagacatgtggggtcggttgGGCGGGACCcctcagccgtctcacaccgtcttttgaagtggaaggcattaagtgctgaccaattggattacatTTGGACTGCTATGacggtaataattattacttaattatacattaatcattaaataattgtttataacatttgaatgtttttattttcaggatccgttcgaggctactaatggttctattgatACTTATCGAAAGACCGGATTAGAACACGCCAAGTAGATATGGGATAAATGGCGCTCAGATTTGAACACGAGATATATCTGCGTCcataaaggagacgaggcggcggtactggccaatcctccaccagactacgatcgagatgattgggagtttgtgtgtcgcaaccatttcttcacggaaaaatttaaggtacgatttcataattcaaataaaagttgatattaattattctaacttaattttttatttaaatttcagaAAAACAGTAGTACAAATATTGTTAACAGGAAGAAGCTCAATTTCccacatcatacgggaagtagactgtttgctcaagttgaagaagagttggtaagttatttgtaaaaacttaataatataaagattgttattaattatatagatCATTTCTTTCAACAGGCacttgaaatgggacgggcaccgtctgtcattgaagtattcaagaagacccgtaccccaaaaccgacaaaagaaaacccaacccccGTCCCGGAcaaacacgtgcaagagaaaattgtaagtgaattgaatatggctatttatttattatagaaatgatactttatttcaattgtgcaggttgagatggagaaAGTTCTTAGTAATGAACCtgaaatatctgattttgaattgacggagagggtgttcggacaacaaaaacacgggggagTGTTCGGAATCGGATCAGGCGTCCAACCCACAagctttcgtgaggatcgtcgatgTGGAAACAGTTCATAATGAAACAATGATAGATTGtatgaagagaatcaaataatggcgctcaaactggaggaattggagaagagggatgaagaaagaatgcgcacaattaatgaaatgcaagcggaaaaacaagaaattgtgacaagaatggagaaggagaagttagaaatgaatgcaagaatggagagaatcgaattgtttATGAAGCAACAACaaccaccacctcctccccccataAGCTAATTCTAAtacgttttgattggttgttttgATTGAAAACaagttttgattggttgttccgatttgaatttaaaacagatTGTTGGATGATTAGTTTGgttgcgaattttgtaatgataatgatcatttcatgtatgtgtcatttcttatattattgatatattggtttggctgaaaaGGTtatggttgcgagcaaaataatcggcctattttgtacattttacaGGGAAAACCCAAAAGTGAatgtaaatctttcggtttgTCTTCataggaaaaaccgagagttatatgaaaagcTTTTGGgttttaaattgaagaaaaaccgaaagttctttcataaactctcggttttgtatcaaagggaaaaaccgaaagttaattctaaaactttcagtttttccctttggagtaaaaccgaaagttaattaaaaaactttcgggttttccatttcaagaaaaaccgagagttaattataaaactttttttttccctttggagtaaaaccgaaagttaattgtaaaactttcggttttactccaaagggaaaaaccgaaagttttacaattaactCTTGGTTTTTCATCAGAgagaaaaactgaaagttaattgtaaaactttcAGGTTTTCCCTCTGATGAAAACCGAGAGCTAATTgtaaaacctttggtttttctctttggagtaaaactgaaagttttacaattaactttcggttttactctcgggtgtctaaaccgaaaactctacgatatctctcggtaaacgcccaattgtttttaacgaaagagtcaataccgagggatgaaTAGAGTTACATAAACTGTCGGTATTGGGTCTATACCGAAGGTTATAggttcaaaaccgagagtttttactctcgttttttacccctttttcaccagtgatcCTAGCTCTTGATTATATTACAATGAAGGTTGGAAACAAGCcattataatgattttatgtCCATTTATCATGTTCAAAGTATATTTAGTAGGATAACCTATGCTTAGTCCAAAAGTGATTCTAGACTCTCATTAGATATTCTTAGActtaaagaagatgaaatggatCCTCAAATGTGCTCCTTGGGCACACCTGTGAACCACAACGTAAACTATTGCATTTGCTAATTTGTCTGATTGTTTTCTTATTGATAGACAATTAATCCTTGCACACGAAGGAACTCACTAGTTCACGGGAATGTGGATTAATGAAACAAAGAGGGGAATTGGAGTCCAAAAGTATGCAACAACCGAAATCAGGATTTTTCCTAAAAGAATTAGAAAATCTCGAGAGTTCTTGTGCATGTCGAACATATTTTTAGGAACACTTTTCTCTTGATTACAGACCTTTTTGGGGTTACGAGACACCCGATATGACTCCTCTAAGACGAGCTATTTTCTGAAAATATTctgaaaattatgaaaattttcaagGTGGTCAAAAAAAATTTTATGAACCTACAACgaaaattcatatttttccTGGCTATGGAGTTCCCGAAATGAGCATTCCAAAATAATCCGTCTTTCAAATGGCCCCTAAAAATTATGGaaaagtattatttttgttgaaaataatatttaaaccaTCCataagtttttagaatttttataaaaatcgtTTGAGGGCTCTAAAATTGGAAATTGAGACTTTATATCCAAAATTGGAAATTGAGACTTTATATATCCAAATTGAACGAATATAAAGTTGGAGGGCCGAATTGGTCATTAAAAAAGTCCAAGGTtcaatttgtttctttttgaattgtagaaaatagagatcatgaaTGTTTGCAAAACCTTCTCCAGTCCCTTATGCAGGTCTGTGATGCCCTTAGATGTTCTGGGCCGCATGCGCGCTACACTGATGTATTCAACGAGTCTATAGCCTTGGCCGACATGCCCGGGTAATCTTTAAAATTTCATCGTGCGTTCAGTCATAATCCAACGCACGGTAGCTTCGCGCCATTGGTTTTTCAACCAAGCGTGATGACCAATTGTGCGAATCAACGGTTCCTCTCGTACTAGGTTGAATTACTATTGCGATACTGTCATCAGTAGGGTAAAACTAACTTGTCTCCCATTGTTTTATTAGTGATTCTTTGGTGATTAGGAAAGATACACAGTTgtttcctatgtagtttccaaTAACTACATTTTTAGAGATTCCTTAAAACACCTCTACTTGCATTTTCGATAGACTGTTGGAGATCCTATCTTTAGAACATCTAAAGATAAATACCACACTCATGGCACATATGCAGAAGAAGTGGTATAGTTGTACACGTACGTACACTATTGGTCCACATCGTTTTGCTCCTATTGTAGAGGAGTTCGACGCTATTTTGCGCTCCCTTTCCAGGCATCTTATGTACCTCCCGTCGACGGAGGATGCGTGTCCTTCTCAATAACTCCTGCGAGAGTGATTTGCGGATGATGAGCATACATCTCGTTTTCTTGTTCAAAACGAGAGTATCAACATAACCATATTGTAGAAGCTACTAGAGCATTCTGATGGCCACAAAGATTTAAAGATCACCAACCGAAAGATTATGGTTATGTTGATAGATCACTTTCTTCTTTTCCAAGAGATGAGAAAGTGACATTCCTCACACATATTGGAGGTTATGTTACTCAAGGAAGATGCTCAACGCGATTTGTCGGGGCTCATCCTTGCTGAGACCATACTTGGGGTGCACCAAACTATTCCTGGCCAGACCCACATGCTCATGAGGAGGTCTCCCCTCATTTTATATCCCTAGATGATGGAGAAGCTTAGTTTCCTTCCTCCCACTATTGGTGGTGTCTATTATAGTCATGCTACGAGGCTTGAATAGATAGTTTCTACAGCTCAACACCCTCATCCTATCAGTGATAACCATCCCATCTAGTTTGTGGTTCCCTCATACCATATCTTGCATACCACTTCTTTCATTGCGGGTCATCCTATAATTGTGCTATTCTCCATGACGGAGGTTACAACCTATTGTATAGTGTACCTAAGAAAGCAGACGGTTATTGCCCCATAGTTGACGGGCCTATCACAAAAAAGTTGTATGAGGCATATACAAGCATGTGGAAAGACATATGTGAATTGTCACCATTACAGTATTGGTTTGACACCATCCCCAAGCGATGAAGACTTCTCAAAAGATGAAGATATTGGATTAGTTGCTTCATCTTTGGTTTATGGATAGGTTTCTCCCTCGGACCAGACTAGTGTGGTATCTAGTATGCCTGATCGCAAGGTGATCAGAGAGATCGGATCATATAAGACTCTCCCTTCTAACTACGACCCGAGTTCTTCAAGAAACGAGGGGCTCGCGAGTTCTAAAGTTTCTCATGTTGAGACAGATCTAGAGGAGGATCCAGACTATGAGTCTGATTTTTAGCATCtcttaacatatatttgttttatgtttGTGTATGTCATGCACAACATGTGTGCATGAGTAACGCTATAATATTTTATGAGTGTAACGAAACCATCCTTTGGGATGTAACCTTTTATGAATGAAAAATCAGTTATTAGCTTGGACGTCTATTTCTGTTTAGGACatgtttgtaattatttaatgaatgtaaaaatgtttttaaagtGAGAAATAAAGTCAGTTCGCTAATAAACGACTTTTTCATCAAGGTAATTGCATACCTCGGTGCCACGGCCCATCGAAGACCTATTTATaggcatgtacttagacgtattttaacTTACACACTCTTTGACTCTAAGTAAAAGTGTTTTGGTTAATAACCTGCGTGGTTAGACGTTAAAGTCTAATAGACGGTTAtacgtttataagacaagaaCAATTGGActctcacgtctaaccaaacacacatCTAATACATGTTGTTCATgtgtaattagacgtcgacgtctaatagacattagacatctataagacacgtgattagacgcctGCGTCTAATTgactcatgcgtctaatagacgcttaaATCACATAGACTATAGAAGTAagaaaacgtctaactacgtgtgttatTAGATTaatcaaggacagttgtcctaTATGCCGTGTCACCTAACTTTGCCGttcaaacataaaaacagtcaccttcaaataacatgaagacacgtgtctctcgagttaaaagagaatgactaatataacactaaaattaataatgactCTATGGGAAAagacgtctaacattaattaatgggtCCTACCTTTAtgaaaagtgacggttaagcCATGCAAATCTTCGAAGTCTATTTAAGAACATCTTGCATGCGATTCAAACGTTTACGCTCTGAAATATCTcaagaaccctagctttctcCAAACTTCTCTCTAAGAATCTTTGAGTCTGTTCATCTTCTATCAAATGGACAACAAGAAGATGACCCTCTGTCATTATACTTAGTAGGTGGACTTCGCCTCGGTGTATGCGTTCGATCAATAGGAGGTGGTCGACATGTTCAGATATTTGGAGTATTTAGGTCTCGGGATGTATCTCGGCGATTCATTTATCTTCTACGAGAAGGAAGTCAAAGAGTTCTTTAAAACGATAACAATGGTTGGTGATTCTATCTCAGCAATGGTGAACGAAACAATTATATCTTTTGATGAGGCATCTTATGCGGAGTTTTTCGAACTTCCTTCAGAGGATCACACATTCaattttcatcttttatctGAAATTATTACGGAAATGAAGACTGCATTCTCATCCGACGGTTCAGAAATCATGATAAATGGGAGTAAGAAAGTTCTCAAACCCCATTTCATCCTATTGAACGACATTGTTGCGAAGGCTCTTCAAGGAAGAGCGAGTTCATTTCATCTAAATATATGTGGGTTGATTGACTCTAAGAACAAAGAAAGTGTGAGCTTTTCTGCCCAACTCAGTCGATTGATGGAacatttgggggttcctatgGGAGAAAAAGAGGTTATTCATACTAGTTGTGTGTTCAACATCTTCACCGTCGCCAACACTCTCACTTGAATAAAGATATCTAAGGAGTCCTTATTTAGCGCGTCTATCCAACAGACGAGTGGAAGATCCGTCACTCGTTCCAAGCAACCAGCCGCTTCTATCCTTTCGATCGgggataaaagagaaaaaaccaTAAATGAATCGGAGGCTAGCTCTAATAGCCATAAAAGCTCATCAAAGAAAGATTCTGGGATGGTCGATTCCAGAACAAAACAAGGTCCATATGCACTTGCAGCCATCCCAATTTCTTCTCTTTATCCTTCCGCCAGCCAGTTGAAAAAGCCGGTGAAATCTTCAGTTTCAAAAAAGATAAGTTATAGTGGCCTAGGCGTCTAAGTCATCTAAAGCTTCATCGAAGGTAACCCCTCCTCCCTCTCAGGCCAAAGTGCCTAAGTTTAGTGTTCTTGTGTTGGAATAAGATATGTCTGTTTCTGTTCCTTTGTTGGAACTTGCTGCCGAGCCAACtattgagccagttggtccaaatgTTGAAATCATTGACAGGATTCCGTCTCATAATCGTCCAATTGAATATGTAGTTGTTGAAGCTACTGTTACTGCCGAAACAGAGTAGGGTATGGTTATTACCCCTATTGCTGTTGTAACATCTGAACAGACTCCTATTCATCCGAATGTCGAGCCACTTATATCCAAAAATGTTCTAGAAAAATCCACTATCATTGGTAAAGGAGTCCAATCCAGCGCTTTGGCAGGGCATTTTTCCAAGCCCCTAACTCCTCACGAAATTATGAGAGCCACCAGGAGAGCTGTTGGCATAACTATCGGTGAACCTAGGCCATCTCCAAAACatgttgaggttattggaaaggGCAAGACTATTGCAACCGAATCTAATGAGGAAGTTTAGAGGAAACTTGTATTGTGAACTTAATGATGGATCAGGCTAACGTGAAAGCTTCTGCGAAGATTAACATCTTTGATAGCTGGGTTTTAAACAGAATATCCAACAGATATGATCAAACTATCAAAGAAAAAAGGTGTAAGAGAGAAATGGGTGAAGCTGGTCAACATCGAGAAAcgagtcctgaaatgggctaaAACCTCTGAGGTCTATGAAGTTCTAAAGAGGAAGGAGCTGGTTAAAGCCAATCTTAGAGGTCGAGCTCTTTTTCCTATGCTCGAAGCAAAAAAGGCAAACTTCTATCCAATGGAAAGAAATGCTGATGCAAAGGAAAAGACCTTAAAGAAACTTGACGAAATCATGCAAAACTATATCTCAACTGTCCTCAGATATATTCATGAAGCCGACTATTCAGGGGTAAATCCATTTGGTAATTCTTCAGATGAAGGCGAGCAAATGCAACTCTATGAAGATAATGACTTAATCTTATCGAAAGATGAACAAGATGCTGCTCACCTTATTGAACTGGGAAATGGGTCTGTTGAAGAAAATCGTCTTCTGGCTTTGTCCAGTATTGATCAGACTTAGAATCCCATTCAACCTAATCCAATCattgaagaagaggagaatAATACCGAACCTATTCAAACAAAAGTTCAGGAATCAAATGTTATGGAATCCCCTATTCTTGAAATAGAGAAACACTTATGAGATCAACATCCTCAATAACACCTATTCcaatttgaaaagaacttcttcaaaCGGCAGTCCGAAATGTTTGATTGTGAAAGGGAATTTAACATTGATCTTCATCAAGAAGTTATGGATGAAATGAATATGGTTCAAGGTCAAATGGTTGAGTTAACCAATCATATGAATAGAGATAATACTGAACGTATAGAAAAAGCTGATTCTTTTGCCAGATCAATTCAAGCCATGGAAAATGATGAAGTTGCCGTTAATAAAGAGAAAAGCCTTCTTGCCCTTGACgttgaaaatgttaaaaagggggaaggaagcTCAAGAGGAGGTAGAAGCAGTAGTATAAGAGGAGGTGCTTCGACAGGCACCAGGTCTAAAAGAAAAGCTGATGTTGATGAAGGAGGTTGTACACCAaccaaaagaggtggaggtcgaggTGGTGACCGAGGTGGCGGAAGTGGTGGAAGAGGTGGTCGTGCTCTCCCTCAATTTCGCAACCTACTGACAGTTTTCtcatccaaacgtgaaaagggaagagtaataatctcttttcttttaaattattgtcGTTGGATATCGAACTCGATTTTTGGAACTTGGATTTTGAAATTTGGTTTTTAGTACTTAAGCTTAAAGTTTGTGAACAAATATCATTCTTACTTTAATTTGATGAGTGCTTATCTTCTTAATTGTACAaagttttaacattatcaaaaagggggaaattgttgggtcacattagtttgactaacgatattttattgatgtattattaaaactttgattaagaatgaagttatgccgtctaattatttttgtgtaggtacataAAAAATATGCTAAGTTAGACGTAGTTTGAAATAGGCTAATGAGGCGCGctgctagttagacgtgcagtctaaaagacacgtagttagacgtgcattctaacagacacgtagttatacgtgcagtctaacagacacttagttagacgtgtaatctaacagacatgtagttagatgtgcagtctaatagacacatagttagacatgcagtctaacatacacgtagttagacgtgcagtctaacagacacgtagttagatgtgcagtctaacagacacctagttagaagtgcagtctcacagatgaaagttagacgctggcgtctaactccttcagacaagtctgaagtgaaacgtagttagacgtgcaatctaactccgttagacttggtggtctaatggatctcgctattagacgtgggcatctaacttccttatacttggcggtctaatggagcacgtctaatgcctcgcttcatcAGTTTCTTGAAGTTAGCattcgtctacccacgatcaactagctgtatgctactcttGTTCCACTGatccgtgcagatcagtacgacagccagttggatccaatgaatgaatgccacgtaagtaaatattcctTCCACTACTTGTTCCTTGTAGGACAGGTCTAGAAGAATACCCGATGCACTATCAGTTCGGTATGGACACGATCCTTGTGCACAGAACCTGCTGTACtattgtactatggaggcttttcAATGTGCGCTTGCCATgtgtccatctagaagattcgaccgttggtgatattcttctatatatagatcctcaaggacacGGTCGACCAACTAGAGTTTTACAAGACTTTCATCAGAGCAAAACAAGTTTTCACCAGTGTACTGATTTTCATAAGTCTTACCTGATATCATTCTCATACTCTTGCACTTTCTGATCTgtacatcttcaagttcaagagagaatcaaaatttGTCTAGTTGAGTGAAATTCATAAACATATTGTATGTTAAACatagtctgttctgttcaacagttagctaactagtaaactgtatttgattcaaagaagtatagtgaatccttccggtggttggaagaatgggtgacgtaggagagtttgcttcgaatattcataaacaaactgctgtgttatttacattctgtcatcttttttcgaactggttcttagcttcaaacatGAGCAAACGTTtacgcacttgaatcgcttcaagagtttgcaagggtttgtgaagaatagagagtgatattaatccctaacaagatttttatcaaaccgttttttcaaaagttgtcatcaatagttagaccacgtctttattgattacaccgatcctattaTAATAGTTCaaattataacatcttttatttattagtacattaaaaaaaatataaagattaaattattattattccttTAAATTCATTGTAAACTTAAAATATACCTAAAACCTAAAATTGACATAAGAacttgtataaaataatatattttagttattataagAGCAAATAACCATCTTAATAGTCAATTTACATTTCTTTT is drawn from Impatiens glandulifera chromosome 3, dImpGla2.1, whole genome shotgun sequence and contains these coding sequences:
- the LOC124930313 gene encoding probable H/ACA ribonucleoprotein complex subunit 1, whose product is MFDCEREFNIDLHQEVMDEMNMVQGQMVELTNHMNRDNTERIEKADSFARSIQAMENDEVAVNKEKSLLALDVENVKKGEGSSRGGRSSSIRGGASTGTRSKRKADVDEGGCTPTKRGGGRGGDRGGGSGGRGGRALPQFRNLLTVFSSKREKGRLQT